AAAAAAGCTGTCATCTATTGTTACATATGATGTTGAAACAAGCTAACAGCAGTCAAAGTCAAGTCTAGGCCATGATACTAGCAGCATTAGAAAAATGCTCATGTGCCTTCTTAAAGGTAAGCTATGGGACCAAAAACTATAGTCATTTCTTCGGACTTGTAGTTAACAGTTTGGATAATAATAGGACTCCCTTATTATTCAATGGCCACGAGCAACATACGCAAGAGAAATTGCAGCAAAGAGTGTCGTTGCTGAAGATAACATGGTCCAgaaattcttcttcttttgtgCCTGTGCTACTGAAAACTGCAGAAACTCAACCTGTCTCTCCATCTCCTCAACTTTGTTCTCTTTACTCTTGATTGCATTCTTGATCACCTCCAACTCTGCTTCATAAGGCTTGACATTTTCCCCATTCATTTGTTTTTTCCCATTTTCTCCTTCACCATTTGAGCAGATTGAATCTGCAGCAGTCCTCAAAGCATTCAAGATTTCCTCAGAATTACTGTTTGCCAACTCAATCTTACACTGAATAGCACTAATTTTCTTCTGTGCTTCGCCTAGTGAGGTTTGCACGCATGCAATTTCCTTGTTCAACACTTGGCATTGAGTTTCCAGCTCTTTCTTTTCTTTAACAACGTCGAGGTAATCAGCCTTGGTTTTCTCAACCTCCTTAACAATTTTTTCAATGTGCTTCTCCATTTCTTCAATCTGTTTCTTCATTATCACCCCATTCTGTTCCTCATTGGCAAAACACTTTTGTGTCTCATCCTTCTCAAGGGTAACTCGCTCGAACGCAGCCTTATATTTACCAACTTCGGTTTCCAAATTCTTCACCTTCTCTTCTTGACCATTACAAGACACCTCTAATTTTTCGACAACATCTTTGAATTCAGCTAATTGTTTCTTTAGTTCAACAATTTCAGTCTCCCTATTAACTTTAGCCTCTTCTATCTCAATCTTCTCAGTAACAGTTCGCTcaatcttcttcttctcttcatcTAATTGCTTCAATGCCTTATCCAATTCCTTCTCAACAAAACCCTTCTCTTCAATCAAGCCCTCAACTCTAATCTCTTTCTCATTATTTCCCTTCACTAGTTCATTAATCCTCCTCTCCATCTCTTCTTCCTTCCTTAACCCTTCCAAACACTTCTTCTCTAACTCAGCCAAATTTTCACACAATTTCACCTCCTCCTTTTGCAAACTCATCACCATATCATTAAGACCAGTGATTGTTTTTCCCAACTCGACGTTCTTCTTCACTTCCGCAATTCTCTCCACTTCAATCCCTTCTTTTTCCCTAACAATCCCATCAATCTTTCCCCTCATTTCTTCAATCACCTTATTCGAATCCAACAGGCTATTCTCAACCAATTCCTTCTCTCTCACCATCGATTCGATCTTGCTCTCTCTTTCCTTTATTTCCTCTTTAATCGCGTCATATTCAACCCTTAATTTCCCAACATCCACTTCAATCTCCTTCTCTCGTTTCTCAGTTTCGACTAATCTCACTCTCAGTCCATTCGCCTCCTCTATTTCAACGTCAAGTTTCACTTTCATTTCCTCCTTCTCCTTACGAACCTCCTCCGTAACACTCCTCTCATTCGCCACCTCATCACTAACATCATTCACTTTCTTCTTAAGCCTTTCAATCTCACTATCCTTTCCAATCATAACCTTCTCGATCTCACTCCTCTCTCTCAAAACATCACTCATTTCTCTCTCTACACTACTCAGTTTCTCCTTAACCAGAACATTTTTTTCAAGAAACTCATTTCTTTCCTTCTCAAACACCTCAGCATGATAACCAACCTGAACAGCAACAAACAAAGACACCAACTTTTTCTCAATATCTAACTGAATAACCTGTTCACTTAACTGAGTCAACTCGGTCTGCAACTCATTTTTCTCCGAGTTAGACTTTTTGAGTTCCGATTCCAGACACCCTTTTGCCTGAACAAGTGAATCCACTTGTTGTCTTTTCTCAATAGTCTCTTTAAGAAGCATGTTGTTAAGGTTCTTGAGGTTTTCAAGTTTCTCAGTAGCTTCTTCCATTGCTGTGTTGGAgttattgttttctttttcttggggGGTTACTTTCTTTTTGGCCATTGTGTTTTGGCTTAAAGAATTTTTTTTGTGTGGTGGGAATGTGGGATATGGTTATTGGAAATGGAGAAAAGATTGAAGATATGATGAGATAAGAAGATTGAGCGGCGAAGAGTAATCCAGTCTAGGGTTTTAATTTGAAAATCTTGAACCGGTAAACTATCCGTACGGCGCCcttaattttttgaaattttcgAGGCGGCTTATGTACACTGCACTGCACCCTTAAGGGTCATTTAAGGCGGAGTCTGGAACCAAAATAGCCTCAAAAAAAAGTTTTtgaaccaaaccaacaaaaacaaaaattatcaaactgcctttagcgcagtaaattattgCGCTAAAATAGTTAACGGGGACGGCTCCATTAATTGCTATAGAGcattaatttactgcgctaaagcgacccgtctttttttttttccggccattttggttaacccttctttcattacactttttaacgtactttgatcatagattaatcatgcttcgggaccccgaaacttcaatattttatatagaaccgtACTTATTTTtatgcgattaataaggtaggctcaatacatcaaggataacaAAATCTTTGGATGGACGTTTTAGTgtttgaaaagtgctcgaacgccattttcgtttgaaggcttggtgtcattagctttaagttttttacgaatacttaaacttgttcattaataattaatcaaaagttagtcaaaatggcagcataaaaaaaaaacttaaaatacattcatcaattcacgcccttgagttgatgaaaaactaaacatactaatattcttcaaaataacaacatcatcataaattaaacttaaaactaaaatcacaacattcttaatcatcatcagaatacaagtcctcaatatcgtcctcaaaAAAATATtagcggtttcttaagacacatcttttttcagtagttgttagttctctaccggttgatgatgcttgttcttcggccaactttagcatgtaaaatctacatcgtcttgccagcattctgttgttttcttttctaatcctttgcacggcaagctcgcaagtttttggacctacttgaggcatggttaaggagtaccttgttgggattggagcgttgagattttccaactcacgaacaagacgttctgattcggcaagccgatgtgaccattctcggcgtaaaccgcaataatattctagcggatctgaatatttcacattgcagaaatcatcattacgctctataagaagatggggatttagctcatctagtttgaaatcactagtatcgctcgaaaaactactgtgatttgaactctcatcaccAATGCTATTTGATTCTTTTGGAAgaagtaaagaccaagctgagtttctagtagtcgacattgaatatgttgtagtctaataacaaaagaaagtgctacttatatagttgcaaacccccatgtACTCGtagttggggggtgggggggtctttatgaccctacctacttactttatataaaaaaatattaatcttcatcggacatctcacagtccgaatcTCACTTGAATCTAAATCTTGTTCTACCATgtacaccatattctaccctaaggtaacgtatttgcatccgattgttctcttcgcgaaaatggttaagagcaaaattatactcttgtggagttccacgaggcattgacatagcatgtttttttgggcgtttaagccctactgacgctaacttgtgctccagtgttgcagcctccctaacacgccactcccactcctctctcattttattattgtattctcgattgaatatGTCGTTAGGGTTGTTTGAGTATTCAAAATCTTCATCcaattcccatgtcctacccattgcgtcGAATATGTTTTCTagagtgaacgatataacacgactaatatctctaaattggtcaaaaaatgacatagtgactcaattttgtgtggaattttgtgtggttggtaactattcgtcaaattacgttatacAACACgtaaagtttgattcgaattatGACGTTTTTCTGTATGACAGTTGATGTGACAATGTATTGCAGCCGTATAGATTCTGCCACGGTCTGACATAGTGTGGTTAATTCATGTGTTATGCAACACTCcgtacttaatttgatttgacgtaacactgcaagacacactaattgcatgcatgcgttggttcaatattcaaacttcaaatcttATTAATACAGAGTTCGAATAAGGGAAAAATTCTATTTTCATCCAATTTTTAACACAAGttctaagtttcatccaatttttaacacaaattctaagtttcatccagtttttgcattttgtattcctGCTAACAGTGGCAGAGCCAGAATTTTCTCCGaggtggttcaaaatataaaaaagtaaacatacgaagaagcctaagggggttcaacatctactatatatataaaaaaaaaaaataaccttataaaaacagtgtttttttttctgccgagggggttcggaatccgaaccccctcggctctATGTGACTCCGCCACTGCCTCCTAAATTATTCAAAaaatggaagatgttccaaaaaTTAGAGTTTCTTCATTCTGGGACGAataaattatattcgaggaaaataatttgcgctatgattctcccccaaaataccatgttaaatttccacttgatttaaaattctcaaaactactccaagccttgtataatagactacaagttagtaggagtgattttgatttaaatataattggaaaatatccaatgtcatttacgccgcaaggtgtaactagttatggacagtggtacattcaacACGATGGTTCTTTAAccccgattcagtggcattctgatgagatcccctatcttgatcatcttcaagatcgcctagatgcctttgtctttactagggatgatgatcatattcggcgaagtttgtggaaagagccagtggatcttttaaaacaaaaggctcatattgaaaaatgcatgattttcagctcgaaaaaatcattgcaaagggttgttaggatttattgcatccaggggatgagggagtttaaagttgacgatttCACACGAAAACTTTGACAattggtctgcaagcgaaaatatcaaagctgcgaatggatgctccgtggtaaggaaactgctgaaaaagatgtggactatttcaaagttctacacaaagcacacttgtgatatgggtgacctcctagaagatcattgcaatctagataccaatatgattgcTCGGGTATTAGTTGGCGACGttggaaaaaacccaaggtatccccttcgcctaagtttattttatttttggtgttaatagAATATTCCTCGTtgctatatgctgatatttcaactttttcaggttccctattaaagattgtattacagtcgtcctgaaagtatatagcaaaactgttactaggaggaaggcgtatcttgggcgtaggcgtgcacatgagatagtctacgacaattgggagggctctttcaagaagttgccgagatacatggcggctctacacacttcaatcatggtactgttgtagaatgaaagctcaaatcgaagcctggtgtgcccggtaatatttttgagtttgtgttttaggcattcaaaccatgtattgatggttttgctcactgtcggcctgtaatatcaatagatggaacacatgtgtacggggtgtatgacataaagctgctaattgcagttggaatggatgcaaatggagctatattccctctagcttttgcaattgcagctaatgagagcatagtacgtggggtatgtttttggactacttaaggcaacacgttattaaggatcacATGGAAATatgtgtgatatcagacagaaatgctggcatattgcacaatatgttcaatttgcagaggtggcagcctccctttgcctactatcgttattgtttaaggcatttgaaggcaaacttccaaaaggcatatcgaaccCCAGCattttgcaattggatgtgggcggctacaacagagcatcaggagaagaagtttaacctgcagatggacattattaggcgggcgaatgaggaagccttccactggttgaatgcaattgataaagacaaatggacattataccaggatgaaggtaggcgatgagGTATACTGACAACaaacagctctgagtcattcaatggcttgttgaaatctgcacggaGACTAtccgtcaccgcaatggtgagaatgacttttaagcaggttgtggagcggttcgttaatagatcaaaagaggccaaagcacatgcagcagcaggtctaagatggatgccaaaaccgtcataactgttcgagtaccacaaatataaggctcagaaacatgaccggatggagtacaactctgcagagcgcatatttgaactcacaacaagtgtgcaccaaggtaaaggaggtagcgtccacacaatttgtgagattccaagaacatgcacatgcggcaagtggcaatcatatcacatgccatgttctcatgccttcaagtgttgtATCGCAATGGGAAATAACACCTCcccgtacatggctgaggaatattcAGTTGAATATTATGCAAGAACGTATgttggaaggttctacccacttggtagtgagagtttttggccaccggatccattttcaatgattgcaaataaagcatttatccatAAATTCAGAAAGAAAGCATACTcccgtattcataatgaaatggatgttccacaggggagatacactcgaaaatactcattttgcaattatgttggtcatgataagcgcaagtgtcccttacggcatggtggtcaaactacatctcgcggtggaagtacctctcgcaGTGGAGGAAGCTTTCGTGGTGGTAGGTCTAGCAGTAGTGGCACATCTAGTAGTGGTGGCACATCTCGTGGTagtggcggaagatcaactcaaggtcattaattgatgaatgttttttaagtttttttctttctttgattattgtattttaaaaagttcgggtttcttattaatgaacaagtttaagtatttttatattgttatgaatgatgcaatttaattattttgagatttgTATGAATGCTTCCATTatgactaacttttgattaattattaatgaacaagtttaaatattcgtaaagaacttaaagctaatgacaccaagccttcaaacgaaaatgacgttcgagcacttttcaaccactaaaatggccatccgaagattttcttatccttgatgtattgagcctaccttattaatcgcacaaaaataagtagggttctatataaaatattgaagtttcggggtcccgaagcatgattaatctatggtcaaagtacgttaaaaagtgtaatgaaagaagggttaaccaaaagggccgaaaaaaaaaagacgagacgctttagcgcagtaatttactgcgctaaaggaagtttggtaacttttttttattattggggtagtttggttcaaaaacttttttttgaggctattttggttccggactctttaAGGCACAGCCACTTATTTTAAAAACTTTACATCTATAACCACTTAAAGATTTTCATAATTAAAATGACTAATATTGTAAATTTATATAAGGGgattttgaatttcaaatataGAAAGTGATTTTGAATCAAGTGTGTGGGTGTAGTTGAAAAAACGCTGGTTGCGGTACCTTTTTGCCTTTTGCAGCTTCTGTCTGGATGTACAtaatgtgtgtatatataaataGTGAtcgtgaatatatatatatatatatatatcaagagtTTAAACAAAATGCTTCAGCCACATAGTATCTCTTTCACATGATTCATATTACGTGTTaacaaattattttcttcttttagCAGCTCTTGTGTACATAACTTTAAGAAATGGAATTAAAATATCACGTAAACATTATTATTGTCGCAAACTTGAAGAAATGAATTttgaatttcaaaaaataaaatgtgAATTCAAATCAAGCAGGTATTGGAAAAGCTTAAAAATATCAAAAGAGATGAAGATTGACTATATAAATTACTTTCAATTCGGCATATTGATATTTAAGAGACATGCGATGCCAGAACTTCATGCACCATGCTTGGAGTTTAATCATATATGCATGAACTTCATGCAAAAAACTTTGAAGTTTGTTTGCTTCCAGTTGCCTGAAGTTAGGCTTTGGCAAGCCAAACCTCAAAGCATATGTCTGAACTTCAAATTTTCGCGCATGAAAATTATTTAAAGCGGTTAAACTTGCAAAAGTTTAAGAATTTTGGTTATGGCTTAAATTGGGATCTTGAAATAGGCTATATATGCACTTCGCCCTTATCTGTATGGCTCATTAGAAAATCCAGCCAATCGAGCAATAGCAAGTACAAATTTCAAAAGTGGTCGATTTATGCCtactattactactattattattattattattattattattattattattagtattcgTATCCGCGCATTATATAAAAAACAATTAAGTACACCATATTACTCCAATAATTAACATCTTATTCGTAATATCACATCCAATCTAATTTTTTCAATATTTAAACTATCTTTTAGCTGAGCCCATTTATTTTCTCCATAAAGTCAATTTTTAATACACCTACATATGAAAAATAAATTAAGCGTTATTAAAGGATAAAGGACATGTTAAAACAGAGGAAGCTTTGAAATCTAAGTTTTAGAATAAATTTCCTTTCACAAAGATAATTTTCAATGGTTTGCTCCACTTATATTGGTATTCGTAAAAAGAGATCATATTAATGTTCAGGTTTTTCCAAGTTATTATTCTTATCATATTCCTCTTTATACTAAAATGAATTTTTAATtattcaattaaattaaattaattcaaTAAAAAAATAAGTACATCAAAAGGAGCTAGAATGAACTGAAAGAGGAAATGGTCCCAGTCTAACAAATAGGGAGGTTAGAATGAAGTTCAAATGATAACCATAAAAGAAATAGATATTTGTTCTTCAAAGCTCATACAGTACTCTGCTTTCTTCATGGACATAATTCTCGAGTTGGACCCTCCGACATCACAAATCGTTGCCACCTGACAAAATACACAGTATTAGAATGAGTCCTCagcttaaatgacccaaaaagtgacTGTAGGAATCAAAATAacgcaataaaaaaaaagttaccaaagtaatCAAATTAGTGCTCAATAGGATCAAACTGCAAATTTACAGTTAAGTGCGCAATAGGggttatattttttttgtttgtttgtacaATTTTAAAGTTCTCAAATTCACATTTTTTTCATACGTTGACCAAAGATTAGTGATGTTTTAAAACTccgaaatattaatattttatatagaacttgatgatatctttttctgcgaacaatactgtcggctcaatacatcaagtatacctaaacgtttgtaTCATCGTTTTAGGgattgtaaagtgctccgaagtaagttttgtttgtttgaatcttgttatctaaggtttaagtgttttatttataATTTAGTTTAGAATGTCACGCGAGTTAGTTATAAACGATTACAAAgagtaaaataatatttatcATTAAGAAATAGATACGtaaaaaatatacttaatttgTACTTAAACCATGCATCATGCACCCAAGTTGTTTTTTCAATGCCTTCTCAATACTCCCACCTAGATTTGATCCCCGGTGGTTGGCATAAAAAGAGATGGCTAAACCACCAAGCCAAGTTGGTGAAAGCTACAATGtaaacactttttattttttataatgttcACTAATGTCATCTAActtgttttcataaattgaatttcgaatcttgaaattgacattcaaaacatcacTACCACGGGATTACCATcttcaaatatattttttatcactagacttttactaaagatgaatgaaaattgtgcaccaatttggggcaaaattcaaattgaatgggaaAAAAGAGGTTTTTCTAAAAATTGGGCTAGCCAAACCACCTTGCGGCAATTTTtgcggctagatctcgcaaaaatacgcaaaataaaaaaaaaatcgcctaAATCGGACTGTCGAGCGCAAAATTATGACCGTTTAAattttcaccaatttacaactacttccccccccccccccccccccactatactcattatttgataattttatcttatttttataaCTACTTAAGTCTACTGGATAAAAAATTTATGGGACTTGCGTAACGCATTAATTTACTGTGTTATTCAAACAATATTTTTTTAATGACGTcattaacgcagtaaattactgcgctataaaataaaacacttaaacctaaagataacaagttttcaaacaaacaaaacttacttcggggcactttacaacaacccctaaaatgacgatccaaacgtttacgtatacttgatgtattgagccgacattattattcgcagaaaaagatatcaagttctatataaaatattgatatttcggagtTTTAAAACATCACTAATCTTTGATCAAAGTATGGAATAAACGTGAATTTGAGAactttaaaattgtacaaaatatatatatatatatatatatatatataacccctattgcgcactaatttagtgcacaATAGAACTTAACTATAAATTTACAATTTGGTCCTATTgcacactaatttagtgcgcaaaggtgggtttttttttttttttttttttattgcgttATTTTGATCCCTACAGTCACTTTTTGGATCATTTAAGTTGGAGACTCGTATTGAGATAGCCTAAAACATGAATACATTAGACTAGCCACAATGAGAAAGGCAAAATTATATGCGAAGCAAGAGTAGGACAATCTGATTGAGTTATCTCAAGGCTTGTTTAACTCTTAAATGACAGCCACAAACCAGAAAAATAGCAGCTGATCAAGCTATTATCAGAATCACCACAAATGAATCACGAAAAACGTCCACACCATTTGAAGATGTAAAGATATTTTGGTGAAGGATAAGCCCTGAATGTCATTAACTACGTAGTTATTCTCATTTAAGCTTAGCTGAAAAATCACCTAATGAAGGCTAATTCCGTGTATCAGCAAATGTTGAAAACCTAAAATTATCTTGCCCTATTTGGATGCTCATTAGCCCAAGATAAACCAGGACGTTTGACTATTACAAATACATTTCATCATAACTTTTTGGGGAGAAATTCAATATCAAATCCAAACCCTTCCCATCCCCACTAAAAAGGTTACAATGTATTCGAGAAAATTTAGATTCTGGGGACCATCTAATCAGTTTCGAACTCACTTATCATGTACTCAAATACAACGTAATCAAAGATTTACCTGGTTATAAGAAactaaagtttaagaaataagcCAGGTCATGGATCCTAGAAGACACTGGTATTTACATAGGTATTAATACAATAGTTAAACCTGCAACTTTCTTTTTGCCCATTACGTTACTTACGCATCCCAATACAATAGCTTATTTCGGATTATGTTCTCCTCTATAAGGATCTGTAGTAGTGATTATGTAGAAAAACATATTGTACGCCCTGTAACTCAATTCGCCCAAAACCATTGTTAAAATATAGAGGCTTTTCCTAGCAACCATATCTTCTTCATCAAGTTTTTTCTTGAGGTTAGTCAAAGACTAATCTAGAACATTTCAAAACACAAATGCTTCTAATTGTCCATAGGCTCCCATTAACTAATTTCTGGGCCATACTCAACAAAGAATACAAAATAAACATTAGATGCTTTTAGGAATGGTATAGTCACAAGCAACTGGAATATGAAAATATCTTGCTGCTTCTACCACCGATCGAAGACCATAGCTTAAGAACTGAGATAAAACTGCTTCTGGGACAAATTCTAGCTATGTCTATTGCTTTATCTATAACTGCAATGAGTTCCGCTATCAATAATACACGCAAAAAAAGGAAGCTAACGTTCACAAAAAGTAAAAGAATTTCATGCTCTCATTCAACGTCTACGTATCATGCTACTAGACAGCATGGTGATTACGCTTCAATTCTACTCTCTGACATTAGTCATGCATCATTTTTGTAATCAGATTGAACACCAACTATTAGAGTAACACCTACATCTTTGTAACCATAACTCTAAAGGAGTTCGCAAAACAACTTTCAGCCCCACAGACAATCTGATTCAGTTTTCTTGATGTTATTAATGGAATTAACTCATCCACAATAAATAATCAGTTGAATCATTCACAAATATACTAGAAGTAGGCATTTCTACGTCAATCATAAACAGACAAGTAGAGCACATCAAATTCACATTTCAAGTGTCAAGAACATGACTTAATATAATGATATTTTAGTACAGCACAATATGTAATTCCGCACTCCCGGATTAATAAAGGTTTCCATTGGGAATTCACAAACTAGAACCTTGaccagaaaaaaaaatgaacaaaatgATCCCTTAAGTTCAAGGGTTGGATTATTTAAGTCCCTCATATTTCACGCTGAACATGACAAGCCTACAAACTTGAAAATCCAACTAAAAAGCATCTCCTTAGAAAATCGTCAATAAGAGAAAAAAGGATGTGCACACTTCAAGCGAGAAGAGTGTATCATGTACCAGGATTAATCATATGATGTGAATAGCAGGTAAAAAGGAACAGTAAAGTGTGAGCAATCAGTTTACTGTCACTGGAAAAGGAAAAGCGGAGGAAGCGTAAACCAAGATGGTGCCTTTTTTCCTTTGCTAAATCACTTGGAAACTTCTCAACAATTCAAATTTTAGTTTGTTAGATATCAAATCTAAGAAAGAAAAACTATCACAAATTACTTAAATCTGCAAAATAATGAGATATTCTGTTTCATGATCTTCATCTAGTCCTCtctgttaggtgtggaattggccaaacaagtcaattcttttgttcacatagtcgtgatgtaagcgcttacctcataatagtcgtgatgtaagcgcttacctcatcataggaaattcattcctataaataggtagcttatggttcatttgtaagatatcattaagatcatttgctatacacatcccaagagagaaaaaatctaagagaaatactcttagtgaaaggcctaagtaagagaaggtctttgagagaattttctgtggtaaaattcttgagtgtaattgggattggggttgtgaggttgagtgttgtaaacacttgtaatatttcttctttaataagatctgcagcagcaatgtggacgtagctctcacattgagggtgaaccactataaatctgtgtgtgctatttattcttcgcttacatcacggcgtaagtaggttctgtctaaggaggttggtat
The sequence above is a segment of the Lycium barbarum isolate Lr01 chromosome 6, ASM1917538v2, whole genome shotgun sequence genome. Coding sequences within it:
- the LOC132599261 gene encoding uncharacterized protein LOC132599261; the encoded protein is MAKKKVTPQEKENNNSNTAMEEATEKLENLKNLNNMLLKETIEKRQQVDSLVQAKGCLESELKKSNSEKNELQTELTQLSEQVIQLDIEKKLVSLFVAVQVGYHAEVFEKERNEFLEKNVLVKEKLSSVEREMSDVLRERSEIEKVMIGKDSEIERLKKKVNDVSDEVANERSVTEEVRKEKEEMKVKLDVEIEEANGLRVRLVETEKREKEIEVDVGKLRVEYDAIKEEIKERESKIESMVREKELVENSLLDSNKVIEEMRGKIDGIVREKEGIEVERIAEVKKNVELGKTITGLNDMVMSLQKEEVKLCENLAELEKKCLEGLRKEEEMERRINELVKGNNEKEIRVEGLIEEKGFVEKELDKALKQLDEEKKKIERTVTEKIEIEEAKVNRETEIVELKKQLAEFKDVVEKLEVSCNGQEEKVKNLETEVGKYKAAFERVTLEKDETQKCFANEEQNGVIMKKQIEEMEKHIEKIVKEVEKTKADYLDVVKEKKELETQCQVLNKEIACVQTSLGEAQKKISAIQCKIELANSNSEEILNALRTAADSICSNGEGENGKKQMNGENVKPYEAELEVIKNAIKSKENKVEEMERQVEFLQFSVAQAQKKKNFWTMLSSATTLFAAISLAYVARGH